In Nostoc piscinale CENA21, the genomic stretch CTTTAGAAGAATTTCCTGATTTGGCGATGAGTGTGGAGTTGTTGCAAGAGGCGATCGCATCTCAAAGTAAAATCGCTATCTGTGGCGACTATGATGCAGACGGTATGACTAGCACTGCATTATTATTGCGGAGTCTCCGAGCTTTAGGCGCACAGGTAGATTATGCTATCCCTAGTCGGATGCACGAAGGTTACGGTATCAACAAACGCATTGTCGAAGAATTTCACAGCGAAGGTGTCAAGCTAATTCTCACTGTTGATAATGGTATCTCTGCTTATGAACCCATCGCTAGAGCCAGAGAACTCGGCGTAAAAGTCATTGTCACCGACCACCACGACATCCCGCAACAATTACCCCCAGCCGATGCTATCCTCAACCCCAAACTTATCGCTGAATCTTCACCTTATCGCGGTGTGGCTGGTGTCGGTGTAGCTTATATTTTGGCTGTATGTCTTGCACAACAGCTAGGCGAAACGAGAGGTTTAATTCAGCCAATGCTAGAATTATTCACCCTGGGAACCATTGCAGATTTAGCTCCTTTAACTGGTGTAAATCGCCGTTGGGTAAAACGCGGTTTGAAGCATTTACCAAAATCTAAGTTACCCGGTGTGCAAGCGTTAATTCAAATCGCCGGCGTGCAAGCCAGGGAAGCAGGGGTGCAGGGGTGCAGGGGTGCAGGGGAGAAAAATTTCTGCGAGTCTTCTGTTCTTACTCCCCACTCCCCACTCCCTACTCCTAAGTCACTCAAACCAGAGGATATCGGCTTTCGTCTTGGCCCCCGAATTAATGCAGTTGGACGTATTGGTGATCCTCAGACGGTGATTGATTTGCTGACTACGGATGATATGGGAGTTGCACTGACAAGAGCAATGCAGTGTGAACAAACGAACACTAGCCGTCAGCAAATGTGCGAGGAAATTGAACAAGAAGCGATCGCTTATGTAGAATCAGAATTTATCGCATCGTTACCACAAGACCGAGTATTAGTAGTTATCCAACCTGAATGGCATCATGGTGTAATTGGAATTGTCGCCTCTCGCTTGGTGGAACGTTACGGTGTGCCTGTATTTATTGGTACGTATGAAGATGCGGGACATATCCGTGGTTCGGCGCGGGGAATTCCTGAGTTTCATGTGTTTGAAGCGTTGGAATATTGTCGAGATTTGTTAGGCAAATTCGGCGGACACAAAGCGGCGGGAGGATTTTCTTTACCAGCAGAAAATTTAGAATTGGTGCGATCGCGTTTAATTGATTTTGCTAACCAGTGTCTAGAACCGCAACACCTCAAGCCACTGCTCAAAATTGATGCTCAAGCTAACTTTAACCAAATCAATCACCAACTGTTCCAGCAATTAAATGCGCTGCATCCTTGCGGTATCGATAACCCCGACCCAGTTTTTTGGACACCAAACGTCCAAGTTATTGAACAGCAAACTGTCGGTAAAGGTCATATTAAAGTGACATTAGCCCAAACTATTGATGATCAGCAGTATATAGTTAAGGCGATCGCTTGGCGTTGGCGTGATTATTATCCCTTACCACAGCGAGTTGATATTGCTTACAAGTTGCGCGAAAACACTTTTAACGGCAACACTACCATCGAGTTAGAATTAGTCGGCGTGAGATTAAAAAAAGCCTCATCTCAAATCTTCTACACCTCGTCACCAAACCCACTCCGAGCCACATTTCAACACAATCAACGGCAGTATACTTGTGGCATCTATCAAAACAATTCTTTCCCAGAACTCAGAATCAAAAATCCTGAAGGTAAAATTCTAGTTATGCAGCCAGAACGCACAATCGGCTTGTTGGGAACCAGTCGTGAAGCGGCAATAGAGGTTGATGTCTCTCAACCACAGTATGATTCCATTATCCAAGCAGCGTTGCAAGCATTATCATACATAAATGCTGAGTCATGAATACTGATGTTTCACTCAGCACTCAGAACTCAGCACTTTACACTCTTACAGGTTGCCGTTGCGAAAAGCCAAGACAAAAATTACAGCTGGGCCAGCAATGACAATTAATGCAACAGAAAGCAGTTGGAAAATAACTTCCCAGTTGATGCTGGTGAAAGTGCTAATAATACCGTCTAACATTTTTTCTCTTTCCTCCCAATTGTCTTAAAAAGTTCGATAATCAATCAGTTGCAAAACCCGCAATTGATCATATCCGGGAACGGTGTGTGATTTTTAATTTACTTAACAAAATTATAGGAAAAAACACAAAATGGCAAACTGGCAATGTGTCAAGCAATGTGGAGCCTGCTGTAATCTCGACCCTAACGACCGTCCCGACTTAGACGAATATCTCGCGCCAGAAGAGTTGGAACTGTACCTGAGTATGGTAGGTGAAGATGGTTGGTGTATTAATTTCGACCATACTACAAGAGAATGCCGGATTTACCCCAACCGTCCGCGCTTCTGTCGCGTAGAATCCGAGATATTTCAAGATATGTATGGTATTGAACCAGAAGAACTGAATGATTTTGCCATAGATTGCTGTCGCCAGCAGATTGAGGGGGTATATGGCGATCGCTCTTTAGAAATGCTGCGCTTCGACAAAGCCATTGGGATTTAAACTTATGTAAAGCTAATTTTAATCTACAGCATCTTTTGTAGCTACGGACTGTTATCTGGAAGCTGATCTAGAAGTTTGAAAGCAATTGAATGAGCATCAGCAACACCTAGTGTTTTGAGAATAATTTTAGCAATCTGCTCAGGGTAATCTGGCTCTGTATGTCCTTCCAAAATGCTACGCATAGCCATTAACCCTGTTCCCAAAATCAGATCAGTTGCAGCCTGCAAACTATCCACCCGAAAACGGCCAAGTCGTAAACCAGCCTGTAAATCTGTCAGTACGCCTCTTTCTATTGTTTCACTGAGTGGGGCTGCCACTAATCCAATCCTGACAATCACCCAACCCCATGTAGCATCTTGTTTTGCTTGATGTAGAAATTGCCGCATAGCGATCGCCATTCGTTCAGCTGGGTCATCAATCGCCACAGACTGCGCCCAAATCTTTTGATTCATCTCGTCACTTAAGGATGCCGCAACTGCTTTTAACACATCCTCCCTGGTTTGGAAATAGTTATAGAAAGTTCCCCTGGCAACTTTAGCTTCTGCAATGATGTCGTCAATCGTCACTGCGTCTGCTTCTTTGCGAGCAAATACTCGATAGGCCGCCTCAATCAAATTAGATCGTGTTCGTTCCCGTTTTTCTAAACCTATAGATGCTCGACGAGATGACTTCATATTGCAGCATAAACATACCTATGAACTCAGCATACCTTAAAATTGACACTAGCATCAAAATGACGTTAGCATCAAAATGACAAAAATGTCATTTATTTAACCACCCAATAAATACTAGTCACACAGAATAGGAGTGTCATTGATGCGTATAGCTATCATTGCTTTGGGAAGTAGAGGGGATGTTCAACCTTATATTGCTCTAGGAAAAGGTTTAAAAGCAGCAGGTCACATTGTGCGTCTATTGACCCACGAAAACTTTGAAGTGCTAGTTACTTCACATGGATTGGAGTTTCATCCGATGTCCGGTAATGTGCAGGAAATCATTGAAACCCAGGAAATGCGTGAGCTGTTGGAGAAGGGGAATTTTCTGACCATTACCTCCCACACCGCAAAGTTAACCCAGAGCGTAACTATCAATTGGGTAAAAACAGGTTTAGTGGCTTGTCAGGGTATGGATTTATTGCTGGCAGGTGTTGGGGGATTGTATCTTGGTCTTTCACTGGCTGAAAAATTTGGAATTCCCTTAGTTCCTGCCTATGTTTTTCCCTTTACAGCTACAAAAACATTTCCTGGTGTTCTCTTTCCCCAATCCATAGCCAGATTTGGAGGTGCAGTCAATTGGTTATCCCATCATCTGATTAGGCAAATAATGTGGCAGGGATCTCGTATAGCCGATACTTCTGCTAGAAAACAAGTGTTGAACTTACCCGCAGCTTCATTCTTCGGCCCCTACAATGCTCCCCATCTCCATCGCTATCCAACTCTCTATGGTTTCAGCCCATCGGTGATTCCCAAACCATCAGATTGGCAGAATACTCATATCACAGGTTACTGGTTTCTGGATACAGAACCCAATTGGAATCCACCCCCAGGCTTAACAGAATTTCTCGAAGGCGGTGAACCTCCCATATATGTTGGGTTTGGAAGTATGGGCAACCGAAATCCAGAACAAACCGCAGATATTATCTTGCAAGCACTGAGAAAAACTCAACAGCGAGCAGTGATGCTTTCTGGTTGGGGTGGTCTGTATAAAGAAAATTTGCCAGACAGCGTTTATCTGGTTGACTCCATACCTCATTCCTGGATATTTTCTCGTGTTGCAGCTGTTGTGCATCATGGTGGTGCAGGTACTACAGCAGCTGGTTTAAGAGCAGGTGTGCCGACGATTATTATTCCATTCTTTGGAGATCAGGGCTTTTGGGGTAAACGTGTAGCCACATTAGGGGTTGGGACGGAACCAATTCCTCGGAAACAACTCACAGCTGAACGACTTGCACAAGCTACTCAACAGGTTGTGACTAATCAAACCATGCGTCAGCGTGCATCTGAGTTAGGAAAAAAAATCCGAGCCGAAGATGGAATTGCCAATGCAGTTGCTGTTATTGAGGAAATCAACAATGTTAGAGCGGCTTAATGACTACTCTCTCAGCCTTTATCGAATAGTTTTTTACAATACAGTTGCAATTTATGACAACAATCTGAGAAAATGAGAAGAATATGAAAAACTCCTAGTAACAAAAATACTGCCTGTGAAACTTGACACTGCACCTGTGGTTATTTCTGCGAAAGACCTGCCAGAATTAAAAGAAAATGCTAAATCTCATCTGAATACGGCAACAATTGAGCCTCTGCAACCTGTAATTACTGAAAGTCCCAAAAAGCGGGAATCAGCGTTTGTTGTTTTCGGCACAACATTCATTACCATATTTCTCGCAGAAATTGGTGATAAAACTCAGCTATCAACCTTATTAATGAGTGCAGAATCTCAAGCACCTTGGGTAGTGTTTCTAGGATCGGGGGCTGCATTAATCAGCACAAGTTTACTAGGTGTACTGTTGGGAAGTTGGATATCTAGCCGCCTCAGTCCCAAAACTGTAGAAAAATCCGCCGGAGTTATGTTGCTGTTAATTTCCGTCATGCTGTTTTGGGATGTATTTCAAGGTTAATTTATATCCCTACTCCCTACTCTCTATTCCCTACTCCCCAAATAATTATGGATTGGCATCTTTTAGGACTAAGTTTTATTACAGTTTTTTTATCAGAATTAGGCGACAAAAGCCAATTGGCGGCGATCGCACTTTCTAGCCGTGGTCAATCTCAAAAGGCGATATTTTTTGGTACAGCAGGCGCACTATTGTTAACCAGCCTTTTAGGTGCATTGGCTGGAGGTGCAGTTGCCGAGTTATTACCTACTCGGATATTAAAAGCGATCGCGGCTGTAGGTTTTGCGATTCTGGCTGCAAGGTTATTATTTTTTAACAATGAAGAATCAGCCGAATCGGAATAAACATTCTCCGGTTATTTACCTCATTTAGTTGCAACCTGCTGTAAATTTTGACTAAAAAATGAGAACCCCAGTTTTTCTAAAAAGCTGGGGTTTTTTCACCTTCAATTTTCACCGAGGGATTAGTTTTTTAATTCAAAGACAATATTTAGGTGAGTTTCCTATTCCCGACTCCGAATTCCCTATCATTCAGCCTGCATCCGCCAGCATTGAGTGAACAATATTCCGCCAGTCAATAGCTTGACTGCATCCAATATCCAGTAACCACCATGTAATAAATCCATTGCTGCGGGAATTGTGGATGTTTCAAACAAATTGAGATGAACTCCAGCCGCGCACATATTGGGAGTTAAAAAATAAGTTTCTAGCAGAGATACTGTGAGCAACATAACCGCAAACACAATAGTGTTAGGATGCCAGTCGTGTTTGGTTTTACTCAAAGCCAATACACCAGTTAAAACGATCGCCGCAGATAACAATTCTATGCGATTAAAATTCCAAAAAAATTGCGTAGCCTGCTGTAGTAAAACTAGCTTCATTCATCATGCCAGAAAAATAAAGAGTAGGCATTATTACCCAATCTAAAATCAGACTAGCACTTAACCAAAAACCCAAGGTCAACATAATGGCGGGTTGCCAAATTGACCGCTTGAATGCAACTGTAGCAAGTGTATTCATAATACGAAATAATTGCTGTGCCTTTACTCTTAGTTTCTAACTTTAAGAGTAACTTTGACAACAAATATCAATTAAATTTTGCAAAATAGTATTAACTAGGAAAACAAACAAGTAACAAAGATGTAATAAAAACATCTATTGTTGTGCTTGTTTAATACTGAAGATGATGGAAATAATACAGGCAAGACGCACTCAACTTACAATATTAATTAAGTAACCATCCCAAAAATTTATGCGTCCTAGAGTATTATTGGGTGCAGCGATCGCCAGCATAACCTTAATCAAGGGCTATCTCCTGCCAAGTTACGCCATTCAATTACAAGATGGCACAGTGTATTTTGCACAACCACCCCGGTTAGTTAGTGCCATCACTACTTATAAGGAGATTTACGCCTGGGGTGCGACATATTACTTTACAATCAGTTTGCCAGAAAATGCCGGCGAACCATTACAAAGCCTAACGATTAATCAGCGCGAAGGTGTAGACAATATTACTTTTGATTTAAACGATAGTGTGGCTTTTGAAGGTAAGCTTCTGGTAAAGGACAAAAGATAGGATTGCAGAATGTAACAAGCGATCGCAAAACCAGAACAGTCACCCTGACATTTGATCCGCCAGTGTCTCCAGGTAAAACAATTACCATTGGCTTAAAACCTTGGCAAAATCCCCGCAGTAGTGGTGTTTATCTGTTTGGAGTCACAGCTTTTCCTACAGGCGAAAAATCCCACGGTCAATTTTTAGGTTATGGTAGATTACAGTTTTACAGTAGCGGTGACTCTGTTTGGTGGCCTGGTTTCTGGCGCTAGAAAATCATCATAAATCAATTTATTTTTCAGTAACTTCCCATTAAAAAATGACAAAATAAACTTGATAATTTCAGTTTAATTTACCAGCGATTTTAATACCATTTCTTTATGAATATGTAATTAATGCCTGATTGTAGAGACGTTGTATACAACGTCTCTACAGTATTTAATAGCAATCCTATTTGATATGTAGGACTGCTATATAGTGTGTATCTGATCATATTACACAGATAATTTTACTTTTCATTAAATGTCCAAACGCCGTCATCCCAATCAAAATCAGTTGGGGGTGATTGTAGCCAATGCTGACAACGCAAAAGATGTAACATTGCGGCTTTATCTTGGTTGTCAAATGCTAAAACCTTGGCAAATTCAGCCCTAGCATAAGTGAACTGACGCTTGAGATAATACTCACGTCCTTTGTGATAGTGTTCAATAACTTGCAATTTTTCACTGGGAATTGGGTCAGAACGTAAACCCACTAATTCATAGATAGATACTGGTTCGTTTCTACCTTTGACGCGAATGTAATCTAATTCTCGCGCCCAAATATATTCTTGGCAGGGTTTAAATGTATTGTCACTCAAAATAATATCGCAACCATATTGTTTGCTGACACTTTCTAAGCGAGAACCAAGGTTAACACCATCACCAATGGCGGTAAATTCCATCCGCTTACTTGAACCGATATTGCCACTAATCACGGTATCGGAATTAATGCCAATACCAATATTAATTCTGGGTTTATTCGCAGCGTAACGACGTTGGTTAAATTCGTGCAGCCGATGACGCATTTCTATTGATGTTTGTACCGCCATCCAAGCATGTTCTTCTAAAGGTAGAGGTGAACCAAACACAGCCATAATGGCATCACCAATGTATTTATCAAGCGTACCTTTATGTTTAAATACCGCTTCTACCATTGATTCAAAATATTCATTTAGCATACTCACCACTTCTTCCGCTTCCAGGTTTTCTGTCAAAGTGGTGTAGCCGCGAATATCAGAGAACAAAATGGAAACTTCTTTGCGATCGCCTCCTAATTTGGCATCATCTAACTTGAGTAATTCTTCTGCTAATTCCTGAGTCATGTAGCGGTACATAGTACTCTTGAGACGTTTCTCATCGCTAATGTCTTCCATAACGACCAACGCACCCCGGACTTGCTGTTGGTCACTGACATCAGCAATGGAATTAATCGATAAATTAATACTGTGTTGTTCTTGTTCTGTACCAGTGCTGATGAGTGTGCGGTCTGGATAATATTGCTGACGGCGTTTGATATCGTCTCCGTGTAAAGCGTCTTGAAACCATTTGCTAAAGTCGCCTTCTTTAATGGCGATCGCTTCATCAATTAATTTCCCTTCTAAACGTTCTTCAGCTTCTATACCTAGCAAGCGTTTCGCACTTTCATTGGCAGCAATAATACAACCTGATTTATCGGTAGAAATGACACCATTAGAAAGACTCCGCAAAATATCTCGCTGCATTTGTTCTTGTTGCTTGACTGTGGCAAACAATTGAGCATTTTGCAGCGCCACCCCCGCTTGAATATTAAAAGCTTCCATAAAATCTTCGTCATTGCGGTCAAAGCTGGCTTGGAAGCATTCTGGCGCTTTTGGCCAAGTGGCAGGATTATAAGGCGGAAAATCACCTGATTTCTTTTTATTTACCAACTGTGTAACACCAATTAATTGTTGATCGGCGTTGAACACTGGCATACACAATAAGCTACAGGTACGGTAGCCATTTTGTTGGTCAAGTTTTTTGGCGGTTTCTGAGTCGGGATTATCGTACAAATCAAAAGGAATATTTAGGGTTTTGCCAGATGCAGCCACTATCCCCGCAAAACCTTTACCGATGGGTACACGTAATTCTCTTTTTGTCCCATCATCTTGAGTAATTTTCGTCCATAATTCATGGCGATCGCGGTCGATTAACCACAAGGTACTGCGATCGGCGTTCATCAATTCCTTGGCTTCATCCATTACCCGCTTCAGGGTATCTTCTAAATCCAGACTGCTTTGACTCAAAGATTTGATGGCTTTCATCAACGCTGCCGCCGCTCTTTGTTTTTGCGTCGCCATGTAAAAAGAGCGCGAAGATTCTAAAATCAGGCGAATTGAAGGCGCAAATTCTTGAAATAACTGTTCGTCGCTATGGGTAAAACCTTTTGTATCAATCCGCTCTGCTAATGGGGCGTTGATATCGTGAATAGACTTTAATTTATTCAGTAATTGTACTACTGCGACCAACTGCCCTTGCTCATTTAATAATGGCAAGGCCAGCATTGTATAGGTACGGTAGCCAGTAACTTTTTCTTGTGCTTGGGCAAAGATTGACCGGGGGTCGTTATAAAAATCATAGGGAATATTCACTACTTGTCTTAAAGTGGCAACTTCCCCTGCTATTCCTTTATCGGCTGGAATGCGAATTTCTAAGGAGCGATCGCCTTCTCCCGCAGCTACGATTGACCATAATTCTTGTTTTTCTTCATCTAACAAAAATATAGTCGTCCGGTCTGCTCCTAATAATTCCCCAGTTTTTAAGGTAATTGACTGCAACATTTCTTGCAGAATTGTCTCAAACCCGTGAGAATCCAACATTGACAGGGTTTGATGTACAATCTGTAGCTTATGTTCAACCTCAGTCACCACTTGTTTAAAAGTGTCCTGAGTTAAAGGAGCAAGAAAAGTAGAAATAGTTCCTTTTCTTCTGGCAAGAGCACCCACAGGAGCTGAATTGGGTTGTAATTGTTGATTTTCTTGGTTGTGAACACCAATAATTAAATCAGCGGTCTCCCCAACACCACGTTGATGCACTGTCATAAGTAGTTTTTTATAGCAAGAATTAGACTTTAGGAATAATTAACAATGTCATTAGTTTTATTTATGTATAGCTCAAAGCCATACAAGGAGTGACATTACCCACAGTTTAATCGCTTGTGGAGCTAGCGTCATCCTGCATTACCCCTGTCTTTGCCAATCCTCGGTTTGATGGAAATTGGGCGTAAATAAATATAGTTCTTTTTCTGGCCATGTTCTTTGCTGAAGATACGAAAGCGAATACTCAGCTGTAATTCGGAATCTTTGTGGATGAGACTAAATTCCGTCAGCTGTGAATGATCTGGCAAACAATATCTATGAGACTAGTATTTTGATAATTCCCAAAGTTTTGGCTAAACTAACAGCCCCAGTTTTTGGAAAGATGGTAGTTCCCTGTATTAATGTAATTTTATCAATTTTTAGAATTTTCTTGAGTCTGACTCAATTTTGTACAAATTGCCTAGTGGCAATGATACTTAGTTGGACAAGGTAGACAGGGGAGATAAGGTAGACAAGGTAAACTCAAGTCTTATAAGTTTGCTGGCGGAAACTATCAATACTGTGAATTTATATAGCAATTCTAGATGATTTACAAACATCTTTCTTCCTTGTCTACCCTGTCACGCTACTGAGGGAGTCGGGGAACCCTAATCGAGCAATGGCTCTTCCTTGTCTTCCTTGTCTATGTTGTCCACATATTAAAGAGTACTGCTATATAGGGTTGCTATAATTGGGAAATTACATCCGATTATTAGAGATTTTTGATTTATCAAGCATAGAAAATAGCTTTGATTTTTGAAGAAATCTAGATATCTGTCAGTTGCTAGAAATCTATCTTTGGATAAATGAAATTTTCCTATTAAGTTTAAAGTACTTTTTAATTGCTTGTTAAAGAAATATAACATTATTGAGGTCTGTAATATGCCTCTAGACTTACTTTACAGCTAGAATTTGACTCTGCGGAAGAATCTCTAGTTTAATACCGGAGTTTAAAAGCTCAGGATATTAATTATTGGCTAATAAACATCACTTTTTTTAGGGGTTATTGTTGAAGAAACCCGGTAAATTTATCGGAATTAATGGCTTAAAAAAAATGACAAAAAAAATCTATTGACCCCTGAAAAATATCAGATTAACGTTATAGGTAAGTCCAATAAAGGACGCTATAAAAGCATCAAAAAATCAGGAGATTTTTCTTATGATGATGATGATGACTGAATCCATGACTTCGGAAATGCAAACCTGTATGAACGCTTGCATGGAGTGTCAGAAAATGTGCATGGAAACTATGACTTACTGCATGACAAAAGGCGGTAGGTACATGGATATGGCCATGATGGGGATGATGCGTGATTGCGCTGAAATGTGCATGATGTGTATGAACATGATGATGGGTGGTTCCGAATTTATGGGACGCACTTGTATGTTGTGTGCTGAAATGTGCGATCGCTGTGCAATGACTTGTGAACAAATGAGTGATGATGCCAAAATGATGGAATGTGCCGCAGCCTGCCGTAAGTGCGCCGAAGCTTGCCGTTCTATGCAAATGATGCCTGCTTAATTTCACTACTTCGCAGAAGTTTCTCTGCAACCTATTATTCAAACGCAGACTGTATCAGTCTGGGCGTTTGAAGTTGTTTGGAGCAATCTCCCATCTCACCCATTTAGGTGAAGGCGGTTAAAATTACTAGAGACTAGTATTAAGGAACGTTAATTAATCTCTGGCAACTTTCTCAATAGCGATTCCCTAGCCTCAAAGTATAGATTAGACCGTGATTATGAACACTTACATAGAAGTTCCCGTGATTGGTAAAGTTTATCACCCATATCGCTGGCTCGTTGGGTTGATAGCCACGGGTGCTGTTGTGGTGGGTGTTGCGACTACGTTTAATGTGGTGAATCGGGGAGCCAGTGAACAAGATATTACACAACTAACTGTACCTGTAGAAGCAAAAAATGTAACTTTAAAAATTACAGCCAGTGGTAAGGTTGTACCTGTGCAGAGTGTGAATATCAGTCCGAAAAATCCTGGGGTGCTGGCAGAATTATATGTGGAACAAGGCGATCGCGTACAGCAAAATCAAGTTATCGCCCGGATGGATATAGGCGATTTACAAGCCCAAATTCTGCAATATCGGGCTAACTTAGCCCAAGCCCAAGCGCAGTTAGATGAAGCTTTAGCCGGGAATCGTCCCCAAGAAATCACTCAAGCCAGAGCGCGGTTGCGACAAGCCGAAGCCCAATTAGCCCAAGCGCGTGCCGGGAATCGTCCCCAAGAAATTTCTCAAGTG encodes the following:
- a CDS encoding single-stranded-DNA-specific exonuclease RecJ, giving the protein MLNRPLPERSQIRRRLPNQRWQIYPQKTDLAGKLAVSINLSPIISQLLINRGIETPAQAQAFLEPESIVLPPPLEEFPDLAMSVELLQEAIASQSKIAICGDYDADGMTSTALLLRSLRALGAQVDYAIPSRMHEGYGINKRIVEEFHSEGVKLILTVDNGISAYEPIARARELGVKVIVTDHHDIPQQLPPADAILNPKLIAESSPYRGVAGVGVAYILAVCLAQQLGETRGLIQPMLELFTLGTIADLAPLTGVNRRWVKRGLKHLPKSKLPGVQALIQIAGVQAREAGVQGCRGAGEKNFCESSVLTPHSPLPTPKSLKPEDIGFRLGPRINAVGRIGDPQTVIDLLTTDDMGVALTRAMQCEQTNTSRQQMCEEIEQEAIAYVESEFIASLPQDRVLVVIQPEWHHGVIGIVASRLVERYGVPVFIGTYEDAGHIRGSARGIPEFHVFEALEYCRDLLGKFGGHKAAGGFSLPAENLELVRSRLIDFANQCLEPQHLKPLLKIDAQANFNQINHQLFQQLNALHPCGIDNPDPVFWTPNVQVIEQQTVGKGHIKVTLAQTIDDQQYIVKAIAWRWRDYYPLPQRVDIAYKLRENTFNGNTTIELELVGVRLKKASSQIFYTSSPNPLRATFQHNQRQYTCGIYQNNSFPELRIKNPEGKILVMQPERTIGLLGTSREAAIEVDVSQPQYDSIIQAALQALSYINAES
- the psb30 gene encoding photosystem II reaction center protein Ycf12/Psb30, which encodes MLDGIISTFTSINWEVIFQLLSVALIVIAGPAVIFVLAFRNGNL
- a CDS encoding YkgJ family cysteine cluster protein, which gives rise to MANWQCVKQCGACCNLDPNDRPDLDEYLAPEELELYLSMVGEDGWCINFDHTTRECRIYPNRPRFCRVESEIFQDMYGIEPEELNDFAIDCCRQQIEGVYGDRSLEMLRFDKAIGI
- a CDS encoding TetR/AcrR family transcriptional regulator; this translates as MKSSRRASIGLEKRERTRSNLIEAAYRVFARKEADAVTIDDIIAEAKVARGTFYNYFQTREDVLKAVAASLSDEMNQKIWAQSVAIDDPAERMAIAMRQFLHQAKQDATWGWVIVRIGLVAAPLSETIERGVLTDLQAGLRLGRFRVDSLQAATDLILGTGLMAMRSILEGHTEPDYPEQIAKIILKTLGVADAHSIAFKLLDQLPDNSP
- a CDS encoding glycosyltransferase; amino-acid sequence: MRIAIIALGSRGDVQPYIALGKGLKAAGHIVRLLTHENFEVLVTSHGLEFHPMSGNVQEIIETQEMRELLEKGNFLTITSHTAKLTQSVTINWVKTGLVACQGMDLLLAGVGGLYLGLSLAEKFGIPLVPAYVFPFTATKTFPGVLFPQSIARFGGAVNWLSHHLIRQIMWQGSRIADTSARKQVLNLPAASFFGPYNAPHLHRYPTLYGFSPSVIPKPSDWQNTHITGYWFLDTEPNWNPPPGLTEFLEGGEPPIYVGFGSMGNRNPEQTADIILQALRKTQQRAVMLSGWGGLYKENLPDSVYLVDSIPHSWIFSRVAAVVHHGGAGTTAAGLRAGVPTIIIPFFGDQGFWGKRVATLGVGTEPIPRKQLTAERLAQATQQVVTNQTMRQRASELGKKIRAEDGIANAVAVIEEINNVRAA
- a CDS encoding TMEM165/GDT1 family protein, encoding MKLDTAPVVISAKDLPELKENAKSHLNTATIEPLQPVITESPKKRESAFVVFGTTFITIFLAEIGDKTQLSTLLMSAESQAPWVVFLGSGAALISTSLLGVLLGSWISSRLSPKTVEKSAGVMLLLISVMLFWDVFQG
- a CDS encoding TMEM165/GDT1 family protein; translated protein: MDWHLLGLSFITVFLSELGDKSQLAAIALSSRGQSQKAIFFGTAGALLLTSLLGALAGGAVAELLPTRILKAIAAVGFAILAARLLFFNNEESAESE
- a CDS encoding GAF domain-containing protein yields the protein MTVHQRGVGETADLIIGVHNQENQQLQPNSAPVGALARRKGTISTFLAPLTQDTFKQVVTEVEHKLQIVHQTLSMLDSHGFETILQEMLQSITLKTGELLGADRTTIFLLDEEKQELWSIVAAGEGDRSLEIRIPADKGIAGEVATLRQVVNIPYDFYNDPRSIFAQAQEKVTGYRTYTMLALPLLNEQGQLVAVVQLLNKLKSIHDINAPLAERIDTKGFTHSDEQLFQEFAPSIRLILESSRSFYMATQKQRAAAALMKAIKSLSQSSLDLEDTLKRVMDEAKELMNADRSTLWLIDRDRHELWTKITQDDGTKRELRVPIGKGFAGIVAASGKTLNIPFDLYDNPDSETAKKLDQQNGYRTCSLLCMPVFNADQQLIGVTQLVNKKKSGDFPPYNPATWPKAPECFQASFDRNDEDFMEAFNIQAGVALQNAQLFATVKQQEQMQRDILRSLSNGVISTDKSGCIIAANESAKRLLGIEAEERLEGKLIDEAIAIKEGDFSKWFQDALHGDDIKRRQQYYPDRTLISTGTEQEQHSINLSINSIADVSDQQQVRGALVVMEDISDEKRLKSTMYRYMTQELAEELLKLDDAKLGGDRKEVSILFSDIRGYTTLTENLEAEEVVSMLNEYFESMVEAVFKHKGTLDKYIGDAIMAVFGSPLPLEEHAWMAVQTSIEMRHRLHEFNQRRYAANKPRINIGIGINSDTVISGNIGSSKRMEFTAIGDGVNLGSRLESVSKQYGCDIILSDNTFKPCQEYIWARELDYIRVKGRNEPVSIYELVGLRSDPIPSEKLQVIEHYHKGREYYLKRQFTYARAEFAKVLAFDNQDKAAMLHLLRCQHWLQSPPTDFDWDDGVWTFNEK
- a CDS encoding four-helix bundle copper-binding protein, whose product is MMMMMTESMTSEMQTCMNACMECQKMCMETMTYCMTKGGRYMDMAMMGMMRDCAEMCMMCMNMMMGGSEFMGRTCMLCAEMCDRCAMTCEQMSDDAKMMECAAACRKCAEACRSMQMMPA